Sequence from the Phragmites australis chromosome 6, lpPhrAust1.1, whole genome shotgun sequence genome:
AGTTTAGAGGCTTCTTAAatcatctccaatcatattctttttattttgtttccttcctgattctcttcttcattctcattctctttattttctctcatctccaacagctgcTCTTCgagggaatcgtgaagggaaagaagagataaTGCTGTCCTAAAGAAAATGATATTGAGAATCTTATCGTGATAGAAACCGTAAAATAAAACTATTAGAAcgctaaaaaaacaaaaatcactaTCAGCTAAAGGGAATCCCTTTGAGCCAGTCTTAATAGCTCATATGCGTCTTTGGCCCAAGCCAAAGAAATAAACTGAGCCGAGGAGCGAATTCCGAGCTTGGTGGCCACGGGAGGCATTCGTTACCGATCGTCTCCGCTTCTAACGTAACGTGAGAGGGGAGTTGTTGCATATGTCAGAGGAATAGGCCCGCTTCCTCCCCGCCTCGCTTTTCGGCGAAagcctcggccgccgccgccgcccccaccCCGCGAGCGCGTTGGCGTTTTGGTTTCCTCGTCTCCCTGCGCTGCCGAGCCGGTACTGGTGCCTCGCCATTGCCTCGCTCTGAGCCGTGTCGGTCGGAGGGAAGCGAGGAGAGAGGATACGGTGCAATGGCGGTCGCCGCTCTCCTGCGCCGGAGGGCGCTCTCGTCGTCCCCTGCGGCCTCCTCGTGCTTGCCTGGTTCGTGCAATCGTGCTACGTTCTTTGCTGGGCGATTGAATTCTTGGCCGTTGCGTGTGGTGGCTGGTCGGTAGTTTGATCTCGTGGTTGGGGGCGCGCGCTCTACTTGTTCGGTGGAATGTCAGAACCAGGCGCGCGCTGTGCGGTCATTCCTGATCATGGTTATAGTTGTATCAGTGATAATATCTATTTGGAGGTTATTTAGTACCTTAATTTTTCATGTTTGATTGGAGAATTGAACAAACAGTAAATTGATTATGGGTTGATTGGAGTTCTTTGAGGGAAAGGAATTAAAAGGAGATATTTTTTCCTGTTGGTTGTGATTGGTGGTTGTTCTGATAAACAGAGCATAGCTTTGGAGAAGAATCTTATTTGGGAATGGACGTGTCATATATGGTAAATGTATAGTTATCTTATCCTATTTGTGTGATTATTTTATAGTCCGTCATATGCTTTTGTAATTGCTTTGGTATCTCGCATTGTTTCAGTGTAAAAAACTCTAGTGAACTTGTCCATTGTACTATTGTTACATAACGAGATTTGCTAAGAACATTTTTCTAACAAACTCAGTACTCTGAACAGCTGTTTATGTTCGCTGCCTTCTCTCCAATTCTGATCTACATTCCATGGTAAATTCCACTAGTTTGAGATTTAGGAGGGACTACCACAACTCTGGGAAGTTTGACTTGACTGATATGACGTAAGAATCAATTCGAATCCCCTTAATTTATGCaatatcaaaatatttctaTATATTGTTGTCTGACTGCATATGTGTCATGCATTTTGTAACATATCTTAAAGGGAATACATTTCTCGACTTCTTAAAATAAAGTTCCAGTGTGGGATGCTGGTACCTAACAATCCGACATTATTCATCATAAAAAAGGTGAACTCCAAAAGAAAGTAACAtactatggtggcttgaaatATGAGAACTGTTGAAACAATAGGGATGCACATATATTGTACTTCCGTTAAATTTGCCCTAGCAATCctcatacttttttttttggaaatggAGCAATGGCCATACTGAAGTGTAATGTGGAACTGTGAAACTTTAAGTTTGTTTGCATGCTTACATGTACTGGAAAATGCTGCATGTTCTCGTTTATTaccctatgacttcaacaaagTTATGTGCTATCTTGGATAATAGACATCCTCATATGTGGTACCCAAAGGCCCGAGAAAAGAAGCGCAATGTATTTTTACATGTTGGTCCGACAAACAGTGGGAAAACACATAATGCTCTCAAGAGATTAGAAGCAAGCTCTTCAGGTACTATTTTGATTTTCTCAGTGATACCAAAATGACATACAGTTACAATGATTACTCTGAATTCTCATCAAATGCTGTAGGTGTGTACTGTGGACCTTTGAGATTGTTAGCACGGGAAGTAGCACAAAGATTAAACAACGTTGGTGTCCCTTGTAACTTGATTACTGGAcaagaaaggaatgaaattgatGGTGCAAAGCATAGCTCCTTGACAGTTGAGATGGCTGATGTGACAACTGAGTATCAGTGCGCTGTTATTGATGAAATTCAGGTACTTAAAGTAACAGACATTTTGTATACCTTCTAGGTTAGGGAGATGTACATTCATACTACAAATAGAAAGTTAGAGTATCATGAAGTTGATTTTTTGAATAAATCATACACTCAAGTGTATTTCCCACTGTCTATGAAGCATTCTTTTGAATATTCATCATCAGTTTCatcttgtgttcttccgtgGAATAGATGGTTGGCTGTAGATCAAGGGGTTTTTCGTTCACACGTGCACTTCTGGGGCTATGTTCAGATGAACTTCATGTTTGTGGTGACCCAGCTGCTGTTCCTCTTATTCAGCGAATTCTTGAAGCTACTGGTGATGTAGTTACGGTAATTTTAATGAACTAACCTAATTTGTACTGCAAACTGATATGATGTAATTTCTTGTCCACATATGGTACTTGTGAAATTGAAGTGTATTAAGGTTGCAATCATATTGCTCTGCCAGTATAATATCATAGCTATGAAGTTAGATTTGTTGACATGGACAGACAATTTTCTTGTACAAGAGAAGCGATAATATAGTTACCTAGTATGAgattaaacattattaaataTCACTATCCCATGGTCTTGCAAGCATTAGCTTATGCTTTCAAATTCTctccaccttttttttttgctaggcAAAATTCACTCCACTTTAACTTAAGATATGTAACAATTTTATGGAATTATCATATATGGCTTTCATACACATTTTTAGATGATAAatatcatgtttcatggataaCACCATCTGCCATGCTACTCAATTAATGTTTTGCCACATGCCAATTTTAAGCCCTTGCTCTAATTTAGGTTGTAAGTTGTAAGCATCTTGTCTAGTACCTCCAGTCGCAGACGCGACATTTTGGACATTGCCACTCCTAAACACACATCTTTAACATATGTTTAAAACCTTGTAAGAAAGTTTTTTGAAACATAGCTCTTTCATATGTCCGATCTAAATATTCATAAATATATTGACGGATAACACTAAATTGTTGACTGTTCTAAAATTTCACTTATCTTTTATTAGATGGAGTAAAACTACCTTTGGATCTCCTCATGACAAGATTATGTGCGGTCTTATGCAGcttttgttggtgatatgctgTTGTTTTGTATTTGCAGAGAATATTGTAATTGAACTTTAGAGGCTTTGCCCTCCCCAATTGAATGTCTGCTGCATCGTATCTATTTTTGGTGCTAATAATGCCGAAGTACTATGCAAACATCTACACAGCATGCTGTCATATAGCAAATATCCTAATTTACAGGTTCGATGTTGCTGAACAGGTTCAATATTATGAGAGACTATCTCCTTTGGTTCCTCTGAAGTCTCCACTTGGGTCTTTCTCTAACATCAGGGCAGGAGATTGTTTAGTAACATTCTCAAGACGTGGGATTTATAATTTCAAGGTTGGTATTGTTCAAATGACCGTTGCAGCATTGCTTCAGATATCATAAATAGTGTTTGATGTGCTCCGCATATTTAAGagagtaaaaagaaaaaaaaaagaaaaaactagaaaaaaggGTAAATGAGGAAACTTGTTATTGTATTTGGCAACCATCGAAGTATGTTTCTTTTCCTTAGCCAGGGGCAGATCCAATTTACAAGGCTCAGGCACCAGTGACCACAACAATGCCTCTGGCCAAATCCAAGAACAAGTTGGCCGTCATAGTGACCTTCTTATCATTATTAGTTTATATCAATGGTGTGACCCCAGTAACTTCTTTTCCTATGTCCGCACCTTAAAATCCTGAATATGCGTCCTCATATTGATGTACAGACTACAGATTACATTTATGATCacgaaaaaatatttttccagcAGATATGAAGTGAAATATGAAGATTCAGCTGCTTTTCTTATGTTACTAATTTTCATGCATTCAGAAAAGAATTGAAACGGAGGGAAAGCATCTTTGTTCTGTGGTCTATGGCTCATTGCCACCGGAAACTCGAACGAAACAGGTACTTTCTTTACAACAGGGTATTTTCTATCATACTATTGTTAGAACGTGCTGATAGCACGGTGGTAAGTCACCTAGTTGTAGTGCTACCAACCAGAACTCGAACCCTGGTTCTCACAAAAAAAGACGTCTCGCTGTGTGTCGCTTTCAGCGTGGTCCTGCGCGGCCGTGAAGTCGCTTTCAGTGATACCCCTGGGTGGCCGGCCTTCGGTGCCTTTTCTCGACCTTTAAAAGTAATGCCATGGGCTGTCTTCCCCCAtaggtcgagtttttttttttttatcatactaTTGTAGCTTTTACCTCGTTGTCATGTGTCTCTAGGTCCTTATCTAGTTACTAGTAAATTGAAATACAAATGCCACAACTCCCATTTATAAATTGAGATGCATATCAGGAAATCAGCACACggaagatgttacttgcataatACTCAATGTACCCAGGTGAATTTTGATTGATAAACTTCATTTTCTGTTATATCCAAGTCGCACAACCATCTGAataatgaaatatttttaataaaaagttTGTAATGTCAAGGCTGCTTTATATATGCTGCTGAATAGATCATAGTGTTCTATGTTCAGGATTATGAACCTCCAGTTAACAAATTTGTTGATTGATACTAGTTATTGATACTGAACTTAAGGAACGCAGCCAACCACCTTTTTCTTGATTTGTATAATTAATGCCAAAAGCACATAATTTTGGCCAGGATTCAAGATATTGCTGGTTATGGTTGTAGTCTTGTTGGCTgtaaaaaactataaatttcTTTTTTAGTTGGTCATGCTTTATTCTTGATGATACCATGATAGTTTCGATGAGACAATAAGTGAATTAACCTGTTCCCTAATCTTGCAGGCGACAATGTTCAATGATGACAGCAGTGACCTTAATGTGCTAGTGGCTAGTGATGCTATTGGAATGGGTCTTAATCTGAACATTTATAGAATTATTTTCTCTACAATGATGAAGTTTGATGGCTTCAGCAACAGGGAACTGACTGTGGCTGAGATCAAACAGATTGCTGGTATTACATTTGCTTCTTATTGGTTTTACCTCCGGCAGTTTTCTTCCCTCCTTTTGGTTTCCGCTTGTTGCACTGTCCCTTTGAGTAGCAGGTTGGGCACATTTTGCACGAAATGCATGGTTTAAGCCTTGCTTCTCTTTTATAGGCAGGGCTGGGAGATATGGGTCTAAGTTCCCAGTTGGTGAAGTGACATGTCTAGATGCTGAAGATCTCCCATTACTTCACTCATCTCTGGATTCACCTTCCCCCATTATAGAGGTGCTCACTAATTATTGCGCAATGTATTGATTTCCAGCACTATGAAAGCAGCAAGAAACTTTGTATAATTCATAATTAGTACAAGTAACCACAAATGCTGACATTGATTCTCTGCAGCGTGCTGGACTTTTCCCCACATTCGATTTATTGTCTTTGTATTCACGATTGCATGGAAATGACTTTTTTCACCCTATACTGGTAAGCTAAAAACCATCTTTCTTGGTATTTTATATGGTAAAATGCCTCAATACAAACACATATCCACTTCAGATTTTAATAAACCATGATTGTCAACGGCAAAGTTAAATGTTATACTAGATAACAATTTAGTGGTGACCGTGATAGCCTTTTGGCTGGGGCACTGTAAGTTGCTCTGCTATTTTTCATTAGCCATCAGAAGTTTCTAGCACTATAGCCGCATCATAATTCTGCAGGTGGTTGGTTGAATCAATTATGTCCTCATAACTTTTGCATTGGCGTGAATTAAATTGCCTTTGcaataatttaattatattttgagATATCTGTTGTATTTGTTTACACTTCTGCAGTTCAGCTTGAGTTTGCTTGTTCACAATAATGAAAgtataatttatcttttgtctATCTATATATTGTTGAATAGTTTGTTATCCTATTAATTCTCTCCTATTAAATGTATATGAGTGCTTTCTGTCTATTCACAGCTATTTCTTCTGCTCAAGAAATGCATGTTACATTTCTTTTCACTGCAGGAACGTTTCTTGGACAAGGCTAAACTATCTCCGGACTATTTTATTGCTGATTGTGAAGATATGCTGGTAAATTTTCTTTCCATAAGCACCTTTTTTAATAGGTCAAATCCTCTACAAGGAACATTATagaaaattaaaataagatCATCTGGGTAAAAACACATTGACTTCCTGTTTAAAAACTACAGAGTTGCATTCTTTAAATTTATAACAACTGCGAACTTTGTCAGGTAGATTATGTTTTCTGTTGAGTTGCAGGTACGATATTTTGTGAAGTAACATCTCTTCCTTTCATTGTTAACAGAAGGTTGCTGCTATTGTTGATGATTTACCTCTTGGGTTGTATGATAAATACCTCTTCTGTCTCAGGTGATCTGCACTGCCCAATTTATCCTCTTGTATATGTTATACTTTGAATTGTCTTGCTTGTCAATTACTGTTGTCTAATTATGTTCCGACTCTTTATATTGCAGTCCAGTGGACATGCGTGATGATATATCTGTCCAAGGATTAATTCAGGCAAGCATTTCTATCCTAGTATTCTTCCTTTCTATATTTTCTGGAATTAAGACACAATGTctctaatttcttcaagatGCAGTTTGCAGAAAATTATGCAAAGAAGGGCATTGTTCGACTTAAAGAGATATTCACACCTGGAACATTGCAGGTTCCGAAAACACACAATCAACTCAAGGAGCTTGAATCAGTTCACAAGGTCATTGCACCTTGTTTCTCCAATATAAATTCCTGTTAGATACTGTTAGTGGGTTGTCCGTACATAGTCAACTCTacttcataacttgtcaatATTCTTCTGAATACAATTCCTTTGTTCAAGTTTATATTCTGCAAATGCAGTTAACATGGGTATGAACATTATCTATTCTTTCCTAATACAATCCTCAATCTATTTATATTCAtacaaaatttaaagttctcCAAGTTCAATCTATGTTAGGAggatgaaagaaagaaataaaacccTGATAAGCCAAGTTATCCACAAAGATAAGTCTCTATTCTGTTTATCCTGACAcagtttgaatttgaactagAAATTTAAGTATGATCCAACAATCTATAGTCTAAACCTCGAAAGTTCTTTTCCGTGTTGATTTGATGCCCAAAGCGATGTGGTTTGTGTGATTTAATCACCATTAGTTTCCCCTAGAATCATCGCTCTTTGCAAGTCCCCCTTTGCGAACATGGTATCGTATATATACTGGCCTCTAGTGAGATCTTTTTTTCTTGGGCTGTTCTTATGCATTTATTATTAACTATATCCAAAATAACAATAAATGCTTCAGTTAAACCTCACTAGCAGTCTAAGCATGAATATATGATAAGTAGAAACTATCAGTTGTTATTAATGCATATAGTGGCTAGTACAAACTATCTTAGGGTCACCTAATACTGACTGGAAGTTCTGAAACAGTGGTGAATCCATAATTTCTTTTGCGGTACGTAATTTAGTACGGTTTATCCTTTTTCTttactattaaaaaaataactcaaACCACGGGAAGAAGACGTCTCCTTGACTTTGTCTTAAGAGAAGGGAGTACCGAACCCTTTAGGGAGGGTACTCACATAACCTGTGAGCACCCGGGTTCGAGCCTAGGTGGGTGGCCTCTCAACTGGAGTCTTCTACAAATTCATATAAGAGAAACATTTTGGCAAAAAGGTTGTGGGTTGTACCCACAGCTTTCCGTTATGGTTTGCGCTATTTCCaaataatttgtacaataaGATTAATTACACTAGCTGTTTATTTCAGCAGACTACTCTCTCCATACAATTTTAACAATGAGATTAATCACAATTTCATATGGTGATCACTTCAGGTCCTAGAGTTGTATGTGTGGTTAAGCTTCAGATTGGAGGATTCCTTTCCAGACCATGAAATGGCAGCTTCCCAAAAGTCAATCTGCAGCATGTGAGTACTTTGGTTCCATCTAGAGCTCTTTTCTTGGCCATTCTGTTGAGCAATTCATTAGAGGTCTAATCGCTGGTAATATTAGGTTGATCGAAGAATATTTGGAGAGGTCAGGATGGCAGCCACGAGGACGAAGAAAGTTTTTGAGTACTCCGCAAAAGCTGCTCCAAGAATCTGATGTGTCGCAATTGTATGTTATCTTTAATATCCAGAAATTTCTGGTATTGTTTTCAATAATATTTGGGATGACTATGCTAGAAACATTTCAGCCAAAACAAAGTTTCTCATCTTTCCTCCAATCCACTCCAGTCTCatgttttttaatgttttatGGGAGGGATGCATCACAATCTTCAATCTTACAGAACAGTACTAGATTCCCTAGAGGCTCTTACACATTGTAGGCTGTAGTGCTATGCTGCATCATGTATTCACCATTACTGTTCTATGTTGTAATCTGTCTCCAGTGCACCTTGACCTCATCATATATTTGTCTGCcaaattttccatttttttcccCTCGAATGTCCCTACATCCATTTATGATCATTGCTCCCTCTCTGGTTTTAAGAACAGTTCTTTCTTGACTTAACCATCTTGAGGTTAATGAACAGGAGCAAATATTTTCAAGTTGATGCAAGATCAAAATAGAAGGCCTGTACAAGAAAAGGGGTCTCACCATATTCAGTCCAGATTTGAGCATGCCTTTTCTGATTTGTTATCAGATCATCGGTGAGAAGCAAAACAACGCTTTGGATGACGGAAGAGATACTTTCACCATAACCATTTAGGTTAACTAAGCAGTCAATTTGGCAGCACGAATTATCCATCCACCATTTTTTTTCAGTCAGTAGCACTTTGTGTACCTAATGCAAACAGAACTATACAACACCGGTAGAAATGTGTGCTAGTTTCTTAAGTGATAATAAAAGCAGAGGCACGCAGAAGGCACTTGTGTGACACTGGGATTGCAGACATGCAGAATGGTATCAACTTGTGCATTCTAGTCTGAGTTCTTAGAGTAGCTGTAATGGTTGTTGTAACCCTGTATgtaaagagaaaggaaaaatgtTGCTTCTCATGTTGAAAAGAGGCTGCTTCACAAGCGCAAAATCTCAATGTTGTCGTTGGCTGCTGTGCATCATTTCTTTTGTGCCTGTGCTGCTCTCTTGTGAATCATTCTGTATTTATTTCTTTATCTATTGATACTTTACTAGGGCTCACAGAGTCATAGGGATATTTTACATGTTCAATAAGCGACGCCCGTGATGAACCTATTTTACAGATTATAAACTTTTTTTACTGCTATTGAGGTACAGTACGATCCTCTCTCAAATAAGAGGGAGCAGTGCTCCTGCTAGCTGAAAGCTGCATCCTGAGAAGCTGAACCTTTCTCTTTGCTGAATGCATGTTCCTCTTCTCAAGCTTGTCCAGCACAAGATCAAACGTCTCCTGCTTTGGAGCAAAACTCTTCAACACCATCTCCAAGAACAACCAAGACTGAGCAAGCCTCCCGTTTTGGCATAGCCAGGTCGCCAGCAACGTGTAAGTGCTAAAATCAGGGGTAATGTCCTTCCTGAACATATGGCATATCAGGAACAGAAGTGTCTTCACTCACTGCCTTCTGCAGCACAGCTTCAGCAAGGGGGTGTAAGTCTTTATGTCCAGCTTGCATAACTGCTCCTCCATCTTAACGAGCAGCTTCAGCGCATTCTCTGCCTGAGAGTGATCACAAGCAGCAGAAATCAGGGTGTTGAAGGTAGTCAAGTTGGGGGATATCCCGGTTATTTGCATTTCTTCGACCACAAAATTTGTATCTTGCAACCTCCCAGCTCTGCCAAGTATATATATCAGAGAATTGTAGAAGGAAGCATCTGGGGCACAGCCATCCTGCTTCACCTTGTCAAAAGTGTCCAAAGCTTCTTGCGTTCTCCCGGCCTTCCCTAGCGCATGCATCACAATTGTATATGTGATAATATTTGGAGGGCATCGTTTGGTGCGACCCTCGTCCAAGAGACCGTAAACTGTCTGAAAATCTTTCTCCATGCAGTATGCTTCAATCAGGCTGGTGTAAGTTATCACTGAAGGACTGAAACCATGTtcctccatctccatcatctCGCGAGCCTCCTTCAGCATCCTCGCCTTGCACCAGCCATGGACCAATGTGTTGAAGCTACTCTCATCGGGAGGTATCGTCCCCATCAACGCTTGGAAGGCGCCCCTTGCGCGCTTCACGCTCCTCTCCTTGCACAATGTGTCCAAGAGCACATTCATGGCCTTTGTGTCCTTTGCCACACCAAACTGGTCAATTTTGTAGAACATGTCAATGGCGTCGCTCCATCGGCTGGCCCCACAGAGCTTCCTCATCACCTTGGTCATGGTCGCTAGCGACAACAAGCCCCCGACCTCGTGCATCTGGCTGATCAAACCGCACATCAAATCGGACTGCTTGAACTTGCCCAATATGTCGACCATCCTGTCATATGAATCGGCACAATGGCAGTGGCCTTCCTGGTCGCCGGCCCACATGAAGAACCCAAATGCGGCCACCCAGTCATTGCTGAACCTGCGCAGGATCTTGTCAACAAGGCGCGCTGACACCTTGACGGAGCAGCAGTCCATGGCTACCACGATGGCCTCAGGAGACGCGAACTGGGAGCTCAGGATCCGGCTGACCTCGTCGACGTCGGCCTCGAACTCGGCGTCCTCGTGCGAGGCAGGTGCAGTACAGCCGGCGCGGATCGACAGCGGTTTGGATCCTCCGCCGGCAGCGGCGCCGCTTCGTTCTTCCAAGAAGTCTGATTTGGCAGGGAGCACAAAGTCGTCGTCTTCGTCGCCGTCCAAGCCGGCGCAGGGGCCACGGTCCTTTGGGTTCCTGAACCAGTCTGGCAGATCGAACCCCGCGGTAGAGAAGCGCGACGCGACGCACATTCTGCTCTTCGCACGAACCCCCGCGGTGGCGCCGCTAGAACCCGCAAACACCGGCGCATGCTTCAGCTCGGGAGCCGGGGAGGCAAATCGTCGAGCATCTGGCGTGCGCGAACGAAACACGCCTCGCTTGGCGCACAGGGAGATCCCAAATGGTTAAAAGCTCACAAGAGCTGCCAGGTGACGACGAACCGCAGGTTACAGCAACGACCCTGCGCGCACGACGGCGGCGGAGCGTGCAGGGAGCGGCAAGTCTGGGAGGCAACGGCAAGAGAAGAGTTGGAGAGCAGGAAGAACCGACGCGCAGGGCTGGGCGCGACGGGCAAATTGATCGAGCTGGACGGTGGACGGGCCCAATCAAGGCCCAATCAAGATCCTGAAGCAGAATACGGCCCATGAACAAATGCTGCCTAATTAAGTTggcatttatttatttttttaaactcaATCAACACGCAGACGCACACACACTCACGTACTCAAACAACGTCTACTGAAAATCGGATATACAAAGCTTGTAGATTGACAAAGTTACTACATATATCTCACTATCGACGGGTATATCGCCTAccacttaaaaaaattatcttttgTGAGACACACAAAAAGTAAACTTTATCACGTTTGATCTTTAGTGGGTAGCGGGTTCAATCACCTTCACTAACCACCAAGGCTTGGTCCAATATtgagaaattaagttgaaatataccttagtttatttgtgatgagtgattgacaagattGTAGTCTTATTTGATGAGTTTTGGGTTGTATGAGTATgtctatatgttgcaaatataatCATATCTGATCAAAGGTGAAAAAGAAATAGAATTTGTGTTTATGTTTCTGAGTCCAGAAAAACTGTACTCACAAAATGGTCCGATGTGTAGGAAATTATATACatcaaatagtccggtgatcagagataGTTCACACTAGAGCTTTTTTTATATAAAGGCAAAACTTAGACTGTGTctcgaatgatccggtgttcagaggatGTGAATATCAGAGCATTTTCCAGAGAGGTATGTTTTTGGCGCTAGGTGGAGTTCGacccaccagatggtccgacgatggagcTCAGTACATATTAGACAGTTTTATAGAAAAGTCTGGGTTTTTTTTATAGAGAGAAGATGTACTCATCAAATAATCCGGTGATGGGCTAGGTGCACATTGAAGGGTTTTCCATAAGGTTTTCAGTAGAGAAATCAGCGCACACAACGCATGATCCAGTGTTCAGAGATGGGTACACACCAaaacattcggtgttcacaattttttaTGGATTTGGTCATTCGACAGGGTTTTTGATGTTGGGCCAATTGGAGATGTTTTCGGAGgtttggagaaatatgtttgcttgtttaatGTTGTGTAGTTGATGTATGCAAATTGGCGGTCGACTacaggatgatcagggccaaacGAGAAGTTTGGTGCCGAATGATCTAAGAGGCcagacagagtcaagggtgatcctaactatgtatatggaggtcaagtaaagcataGAAGGAAGAATGAAGATGACGtagtgacaaagtcaagcgaagtgGATGCCAATGTAAGTGACCGGACGACCTGAGAggtcaggagcgggagagacttgccaacggtcaagatcgcaagacggagtatacGTGCCGACATCGGAATGCTTGCTtggggtcaaagcaagcagtaATGAGTCACTTGAGTGTGCGGGACGATTTCGtggtttgatctcaaaaccgtggagggatggagtgcacgtggcatcatcacgaagcaactatcgaggtgaagctaagtcgtgaatgTGCCACAAccattcgatggacggagcgaaaaatagactaaaatgctCTGATAGAAGGTAGGAGGCTATTGTAAGcgagaggtattttgggaataaggaaACATAAGGGCTAAGATAtgttcctaggcctataaatagagggatagagtTGTAGGGGAGCCTTGAGCTAGCTATTTGAGAATCTAGTGatagattttagaggagagaaaaggataggcttagcctttgtaataggttagagatttttttagaggaaaatactttgtaatttgTCTAAAATGGGGCTGACATCTATTCTTAATGAAGTTGGTTTTCTTgcatgagcttgtgttcatttcattctagtctccttcttttgTTTCCCTTgcttttcttgcaagttttttttcggttgtgattttcatttcCCTTTTTGAGCTATGGTTTTTCCACACTTGTGAAGTTGATCTCTTTGTTGCTAGGGGCATAAAATACGTgtacaatagtacaaatttgggTCTTGCATTCCCTTACTTCTAtg
This genomic interval carries:
- the LOC133922773 gene encoding ATP-dependent RNA helicase SUV3, mitochondrial-like isoform X2; its protein translation is MWYPKAREKKRNVFLHVGPTNSGKTHNALKRLEASSSGVYCGPLRLLAREVAQRLNNVGVPCNLITGQERNEIDGAKHSSLTVEMADVTTEYQCAVIDEIQMVGCRSRGFSFTRALLGLCSDELHVCGDPAAVPLIQRILEATGDVVTVQYYERLSPLVPLKSPLGSFSNIRAGDCLVTFSRRGIYNFKKRIETEGKHLCSVVYGSLPPETRTKQATMFNDDSSDLNVLVASDAIGMGLNLNIYRIIFSTMMKFDGFSNRELTVAEIKQIAGRAGRYGSKFPVGEVTCLDAEDLPLLHSSLDSPSPIIERAGLFPTFDLLSLYSRLHGNDFFHPILERFLDKAKLSPDYFIADCEDMLKVAAIVDDLPLGLYDKYLFCLSPVDMRDDISVQGLIQFAENYAKKGIVRLKEIFTPGTLQVPKTHNQLKELESVHKVLELYVWLSFRLEDSFPDHEMAASQKSICSMLIEEYLERSGWQPRGRRKFLSTPQKLLQESDVSQLSKYFQVDARSK
- the LOC133922773 gene encoding ATP-dependent RNA helicase SUV3, mitochondrial-like isoform X1 — protein: MAVAALLRRRALSSSPAASSCLPAVYVRCLLSNSDLHSMVNSTSLRFRRDYHNSGKFDLTDMTHPHMWYPKAREKKRNVFLHVGPTNSGKTHNALKRLEASSSGVYCGPLRLLAREVAQRLNNVGVPCNLITGQERNEIDGAKHSSLTVEMADVTTEYQCAVIDEIQMVGCRSRGFSFTRALLGLCSDELHVCGDPAAVPLIQRILEATGDVVTVQYYERLSPLVPLKSPLGSFSNIRAGDCLVTFSRRGIYNFKKRIETEGKHLCSVVYGSLPPETRTKQATMFNDDSSDLNVLVASDAIGMGLNLNIYRIIFSTMMKFDGFSNRELTVAEIKQIAGRAGRYGSKFPVGEVTCLDAEDLPLLHSSLDSPSPIIERAGLFPTFDLLSLYSRLHGNDFFHPILERFLDKAKLSPDYFIADCEDMLKVAAIVDDLPLGLYDKYLFCLSPVDMRDDISVQGLIQFAENYAKKGIVRLKEIFTPGTLQVPKTHNQLKELESVHKVLELYVWLSFRLEDSFPDHEMAASQKSICSMLIEEYLERSGWQPRGRRKFLSTPQKLLQESDVSQLSKYFQVDARSK